Within the Gordonia westfalica genome, the region GCCGCGCTGCTGAGCGCGTCGGTCGGGGAGTGGGTCGCGTTCCGCGATCTCACCGCCGACTGCGAGAGCGGGCTGGAGATCGTCGGCAGCTTCCTGGGCCTGCTGGAGCTCTACCGTGAACAGGCCATCACCTTCGAACAGCCCGAGGCCCTCGGCGATCTCGCGGTGATGTGGACCGGCGAGCGCCAGATCGACGACCTGCGCATCGACAAGGCAGAGGATTACGGATGACCGACGGACCGATCGACGACGCCGACGACGTGAACGACGAGGCGGTCGCCGACGAGACAGGGGCCGACGAGACAGGGGCCGACGAGACAAGGGCCGGAGCAACTTCCGACGAGGGTGCTTCCGACGGGGCCGCGCCGGAGGACAGTGCGAGCGATCCCGGCCCGGCCGATCCCGAGCAGACGGCGCTGACGGGGGAGGACGAGGTCGAGGTCCTCGACGACGCGACTCTGCGGTCGGCGCTGGAGGCCGTGCTGCTCGTCGTCGACACCCCGGTGACCACCGAGGAACTGGCCAACGCCGTCGACCAGGACCGGACCCGGGTGCGCGAGATGCTCAACGCCATGTCGTCGGAGCTCACGGCGGCGCGCAGCGGTTTCGATCTGCGCTTCGCCGGCGACGGCTGGCGCTACTACACGCGGGCGGACTACGCGCCGTATGTGGAGCGGTTGCTGCTGGACGGGGCGCGGTCGAAGCTCACGCGCGCGGCCCTGGAAACGCTCGCCGTGATCGCCTACCGGCAGCCGGTGACGCGTG harbors:
- the scpB gene encoding SMC-Scp complex subunit ScpB, producing MTDGPIDDADDVNDEAVADETGADETGADETRAGATSDEGASDGAAPEDSASDPGPADPEQTALTGEDEVEVLDDATLRSALEAVLLVVDTPVTTEELANAVDQDRTRVREMLNAMSSELTAARSGFDLRFAGDGWRYYTRADYAPYVERLLLDGARSKLTRAALETLAVIAYRQPVTRARVSAIRGVNVDGVIRTLVARGLINEVGQDPQTNATTYATTEMFLERLGLASLSELPDLAPLLPDVDLIDDLDDELLSDPRFAKLSSQPSDSKVLVTDGDLNDD